One Roseomonas sp. OT10 DNA window includes the following coding sequences:
- a CDS encoding ABC transporter substrate-binding protein — MKKTLATGLLGLATLLPAAGALAQPAPRNTLVVVREIDSDHYDPPRTTSRAAGELVYMLADTLVSLDWDGKTVRPGLAESWTVSEDGKLYTFKLKRGVSFCDGKPFTAKDVVYSINRWLDPATRSPVRWRAGPVKEVRAVDDFTVEYELTQPYGELLYQLTLFMASIVDQATVERLGANFGVQGFNGTGPYCWGEWKPRQEFTVTRHEGYNWGPPIYRNPAPQVERVVWRIMPEQNTRMAAIQTGQADITQYLPYFAVQQMRNVPTVKMSQQENYFWDYFMGFKVDKPVMNDPEVRRAMNLAINRDAVTKAAFFGVADPANAIVNPNTSGYSAEAAREMPGFNPEEARRVLDAAGWKPGPDGIRVKDGQRATFLLYGTQGQVNRVQAEAIQADLRRVGIEMRVQLWDATAVWGKLATQEFDAFFMSYPYVSATDALALYFDSNNRPTPNRMNWVDPDTDRLLREAKSALDEATRNKAIGELQRRLTEANVWTPLSREQLWIASAQRVEGARAHGIYGVGLYKMLDIRLTR, encoded by the coding sequence GCACGACGTCGCGCGCGGCGGGTGAGCTGGTCTACATGCTGGCCGACACGCTGGTCTCGCTGGACTGGGACGGCAAGACGGTGCGCCCGGGCCTCGCCGAGAGCTGGACGGTCAGCGAGGACGGCAAGCTCTACACCTTCAAGCTGAAGCGCGGCGTCAGCTTCTGCGACGGCAAGCCCTTCACGGCGAAGGACGTCGTCTACAGCATCAACCGCTGGCTCGACCCCGCCACCCGCTCCCCCGTGCGCTGGCGCGCCGGCCCGGTGAAGGAGGTCCGCGCGGTCGACGACTTCACGGTCGAGTACGAGCTGACGCAGCCCTATGGCGAGCTGCTCTACCAGCTCACCCTGTTCATGGCCTCGATCGTGGATCAGGCGACGGTGGAGCGGCTGGGCGCGAATTTCGGCGTCCAGGGCTTCAACGGCACCGGCCCCTATTGCTGGGGCGAGTGGAAGCCGCGCCAGGAATTCACCGTGACGCGGCACGAGGGCTACAATTGGGGCCCGCCGATCTACCGCAACCCGGCGCCGCAGGTGGAGCGCGTCGTCTGGCGCATCATGCCGGAGCAGAACACCCGCATGGCCGCGATCCAGACCGGGCAGGCGGACATCACCCAGTACCTCCCGTACTTCGCCGTGCAGCAGATGCGCAACGTGCCCACGGTGAAGATGAGCCAGCAGGAGAACTACTTCTGGGACTACTTCATGGGCTTCAAGGTGGACAAGCCCGTGATGAACGACCCGGAGGTGCGCCGGGCGATGAACCTCGCGATCAACCGCGACGCGGTGACCAAGGCGGCCTTCTTCGGCGTGGCGGACCCGGCGAATGCCATCGTCAACCCCAATACCTCCGGCTACAGCGCCGAGGCGGCGCGGGAGATGCCGGGCTTCAACCCGGAGGAGGCGCGCCGCGTGCTGGACGCGGCCGGCTGGAAGCCGGGGCCTGACGGCATCCGGGTGAAGGACGGCCAGCGCGCGACCTTCCTGCTCTACGGCACCCAGGGCCAGGTCAACCGCGTGCAGGCGGAGGCGATCCAGGCGGACCTCCGCCGCGTCGGGATCGAGATGCGCGTGCAGCTCTGGGACGCCACGGCGGTCTGGGGCAAGCTGGCGACGCAGGAGTTCGACGCCTTCTTCATGTCCTACCCCTATGTCTCGGCCACCGATGCGCTCGCCCTCTACTTCGACAGCAACAACCGCCCGACGCCGAACCGCATGAACTGGGTCGATCCCGACACGGACCGGCTGCTGCGCGAGGCCAAGTCGGCGCTGGACGAGGCGACCCGCAACAAGGCCATCGGCGAGCTGCAACGCCGGCTGACCGAGGCGAACGTCTGGACGCCCCTCTCGCGCGAGCAGCTCTGGATCGCCTCCGCGCAGCGGGTGGAGGGCGCGCGGGCGCATGGCATCTACGGGGTCGGGCTCTACAAGATGCTCGACATCCGGCTGACGCGCTGA
- a CDS encoding amidohydrolase family protein encodes MATVIRNADVVVAWDTSEKQHTYLTGGDLAYDGGTLTFVGRNYAGPAEEEIDGRGLLVMPGLVNIHSHPSSEPMNKGLIDEIGSPGFYNSSLYEYLPIFRAEGEAASHCVRVALSELLLSGVTTVADLSMAHPGWLDLLAESGMRVCLAPMFRSARWYTKNGHVVEYEWDEGAGEKAMEEALRLVERAQQHECGRLFGMVVPAQIDTCSAGLLKESSQEAKARGLSWQIHAAQSVTEFHEITRRHGLTPIGWLDSLGLLNDRAIIGHGIFLDDHPSTRWHTDTDLGRLAETGTTVAHCPTVFARRGITMKTFGRYKRRGVNMGLGTDTYPHNMLDEMRLAAYLARTQATDPRSVTTNELFEAATIGGARALGRDDIGRLAPGCRADLVLVDADHPRMKPSYDPVRSLIYSAGDRAVKAVYVDGQKVVQDGEVLTMDFRAAAAALDEAQKRMVPGVPERDWAHRPAERISPPTFRWS; translated from the coding sequence ATGGCCACCGTCATCCGCAACGCCGACGTCGTCGTCGCCTGGGACACGTCGGAGAAGCAGCACACCTACCTGACCGGCGGGGATTTGGCCTATGACGGCGGCACCCTCACCTTCGTCGGCCGCAACTACGCCGGCCCGGCGGAGGAGGAGATCGACGGGCGTGGGCTGCTGGTCATGCCCGGCCTCGTCAACATCCACTCCCACCCCTCCAGCGAGCCGATGAACAAGGGGCTGATCGACGAGATCGGCTCCCCCGGCTTCTACAACTCCTCCCTCTACGAATACCTGCCGATCTTCCGCGCTGAGGGCGAGGCGGCGTCGCACTGCGTGCGCGTGGCGCTGAGCGAGCTGCTGCTTTCCGGCGTCACCACCGTTGCCGACCTCTCCATGGCGCATCCCGGCTGGCTGGACCTGCTGGCCGAGAGCGGCATGCGAGTCTGCCTCGCGCCCATGTTCCGCTCCGCCCGCTGGTACACGAAGAACGGCCATGTGGTGGAGTACGAGTGGGACGAGGGCGCCGGCGAGAAGGCGATGGAGGAGGCGCTGCGCCTGGTCGAGCGGGCGCAGCAGCACGAATGCGGCCGGCTGTTCGGCATGGTCGTGCCGGCGCAGATCGACACCTGCTCCGCCGGCCTGCTGAAGGAATCCTCGCAGGAGGCGAAGGCGCGCGGCCTGTCCTGGCAGATCCACGCGGCGCAGTCGGTCACCGAATTCCACGAGATCACCCGCCGCCACGGGCTGACGCCCATCGGCTGGCTGGACAGCCTCGGCCTGCTGAACGACCGCGCCATCATCGGCCACGGCATCTTCCTCGACGACCACCCCTCCACCCGCTGGCACACCGACACCGACCTCGGACGCCTGGCGGAGACGGGCACCACCGTCGCCCACTGCCCCACCGTCTTCGCCCGGCGCGGCATCACCATGAAGACCTTCGGGCGCTACAAGCGGCGCGGGGTGAACATGGGCCTGGGCACGGACACCTACCCGCACAACATGCTCGACGAGATGCGCCTCGCCGCCTACCTCGCCCGCACCCAGGCGACCGATCCGCGCAGCGTCACGACGAACGAGCTGTTCGAGGCCGCGACCATCGGCGGCGCCCGTGCCCTGGGCCGTGACGATATCGGCCGCCTCGCTCCCGGCTGCCGCGCCGACCTGGTGCTGGTCGATGCCGACCATCCGCGCATGAAGCCCTCCTACGACCCCGTGCGCAGCCTGATCTATTCCGCCGGGGATCGTGCGGTGAAGGCGGTCTACGTGGATGGGCAGAAGGTGGTCCAGGATGGCGAGGTGCTGACCATGGACTTCCGCGCCGCCGCGGCCGCGCTGGACGAGGCGCAGAAGCGCATGGTCCCCGGCGTGCCCGAACGCGACTGGGCGCACCGCCCGGCCGAGCGCATCTCGCCGCCGACCTTCCGCTGGTCGTGA
- a CDS encoding ABC transporter ATP-binding protein → MSASPELLRIEGLRTVFRTSAGDLPAVDGVELAVPRGGTLGIVGESGCGKSMLSLSIMRLVPHPGRIAAGRVLLDGRDLVALSDAEMRKVRGGEIAMIFQEPMTSLNPVHTVGAQIVEAMRAHDRTASERAMRAEAIAALKRVRIPAPERRFDEFPHQLSGGMRQRVMIAMALACKPRLLIADEPTTALDVTVQAQILDLLRELQAETGMSVILITHDLGVIAEMADTVAVMYAGRVVEQTTAAALFADPQHPYAIGLLGSIPRLDEERDRLLSIDGSVPPPFALPPGCHFHPRCPFEIGACRSTDPVLTEIAPGHRAACLRAPVEASLGELSA, encoded by the coding sequence GTGAGCGCCTCGCCCGAGCTGCTCCGGATCGAGGGGCTGCGCACGGTCTTCCGCACCTCCGCCGGCGACCTGCCGGCGGTGGACGGGGTGGAGCTGGCGGTGCCGCGCGGCGGCACCCTGGGCATCGTGGGGGAGAGCGGCTGCGGCAAGTCGATGCTCTCGCTCTCGATCATGCGCCTCGTCCCGCATCCCGGGCGCATCGCCGCCGGGCGGGTGCTGCTGGACGGGCGCGACCTCGTGGCCCTCTCCGACGCGGAGATGCGCAAGGTACGCGGCGGCGAGATCGCGATGATCTTCCAGGAGCCGATGACCTCGCTGAACCCCGTCCACACGGTGGGCGCCCAGATCGTCGAGGCGATGCGGGCGCATGACCGCACGGCGTCCGAGCGCGCGATGCGGGCCGAGGCCATCGCCGCGCTGAAGCGCGTCCGCATCCCCGCGCCGGAGCGGCGCTTCGACGAGTTCCCGCACCAGCTCTCCGGCGGCATGCGCCAGCGGGTGATGATCGCCATGGCGCTGGCCTGCAAGCCGCGGCTGCTGATCGCGGACGAGCCGACCACGGCGCTGGACGTGACGGTGCAGGCGCAGATCCTGGACCTGCTGCGGGAGTTGCAGGCGGAGACGGGGATGTCCGTCATCCTCATCACCCACGACCTCGGCGTGATCGCGGAGATGGCCGACACCGTCGCGGTGATGTATGCCGGCCGCGTCGTGGAGCAGACGACGGCCGCCGCGCTCTTCGCCGATCCGCAGCACCCCTACGCGATCGGGCTGCTCGGCAGCATCCCGCGGCTGGACGAGGAGCGCGACCGGCTGCTCTCCATCGACGGCTCCGTGCCGCCGCCCTTCGCCCTGCCGCCCGGCTGCCACTTCCACCCCCGCTGCCCCTTCGAGATCGGCGCCTGCCGCAGCACCGACCCCGTGCTGACGGAGATCGCGCCCGGCCACCGCGCCGCCTGTCTCCGGGCGCCCGTCGAAGCCTCCCTGGGGGAGCTGTCCGCATGA
- a CDS encoding ABC transporter ATP-binding protein: MSALLEVEDLAKHYPARGAGLFSRGGTVRAVDGVSFSLDKGETLALVGESGCGKSTTARLVMRLIEPSAGTLRFDGQDVSRSGGATLRMLRRRMQIVFQDPYASLNPRLTVGEAIAEPMAVHGMGDGRAQRARVQELLRLVGLQPFHAGRYPHEFSGGQRQRIGIARALSVRPDLLVCDEPVSALDVSIQAQVVNLLKDLQQRFGLSYLFIAHDLAVVKHVADRIAVMYLGRIVEVADKRTLFTAPRHPYTRALLAAIPRPDPTLRGTVTPLGGDLPSPLNPPPGCRFHTRCPNAVAICREQDPPLRPMPGGGSHLAACHLAEQLPAVPPVTEHGIPPVAAKRLALYVAAREAKRQAAVRAVPGQAA; this comes from the coding sequence ATGAGCGCGCTGCTGGAGGTGGAGGACCTCGCCAAGCACTACCCCGCGCGCGGCGCCGGCCTGTTCTCGCGCGGCGGCACGGTGCGGGCGGTGGATGGCGTCAGCTTCTCGCTGGACAAGGGCGAGACCCTGGCGCTGGTCGGGGAATCCGGCTGCGGCAAGTCCACCACCGCGCGCCTGGTGATGCGGCTGATCGAGCCCAGCGCCGGCACGCTGCGCTTCGACGGGCAGGATGTCAGCCGCTCCGGCGGCGCCACCCTGCGCATGCTGCGGCGGCGCATGCAGATCGTCTTCCAGGACCCCTATGCCAGCCTCAACCCGCGCCTGACGGTGGGCGAGGCGATCGCCGAGCCCATGGCGGTGCACGGCATGGGCGACGGCCGCGCCCAGCGCGCCCGGGTGCAGGAGCTGCTGCGCCTCGTGGGCCTCCAGCCCTTCCATGCGGGGCGCTACCCGCACGAGTTCTCCGGCGGGCAGCGGCAGCGCATCGGCATCGCGCGCGCCCTTTCCGTCCGCCCCGACCTGCTGGTCTGCGACGAGCCGGTCAGCGCGCTGGACGTCTCGATCCAGGCGCAGGTGGTGAACCTGCTGAAGGATCTTCAGCAGCGCTTCGGCCTGTCCTACCTGTTCATCGCCCACGACCTGGCCGTGGTGAAGCACGTCGCCGACCGGATCGCGGTGATGTACCTCGGCCGCATCGTGGAGGTCGCGGACAAGCGCACCCTCTTCACGGCGCCCCGCCACCCCTATACGCGCGCCCTGCTCGCCGCGATCCCGCGCCCGGACCCGACCCTGCGCGGCACCGTCACCCCGCTGGGCGGCGACCTGCCCAGCCCGCTGAACCCGCCGCCCGGCTGCCGCTTCCACACCCGCTGCCCGAATGCCGTGGCGATCTGCCGGGAACAGGACCCGCCGCTGCGCCCGATGCCGGGCGGGGGCAGCCATCTCGCCGCCTGCCACCTCGCGGAGCAGTTGCCTGCCGTCCCCCCGGTGACGGAGCACGGCATCCCGCCGGTCGCGGCGAAGCGCCTCGCCCTCTACGTCGCCGCGCGCGAGGCGAAGCGGCAGGCGGCGGTCCGGGCGGTGCCGGGTCAGGCCGCGTAG
- a CDS encoding glycosyltransferase, translating into MPQRLHMFSPLPPARNGVADYAALLRPALAAHYEVICEPGETSLGPLPEGARVLHQLGNSPGHAVTLRALRRHPGLAVLHDLTLAVPLREAETEEALRTALRALSPGLGGTLGEAWLAEGRLPGAAAAAFPLLGQALANARAAIVHSQHARRRLATLWPPIAARIAVIPHLAPLAAPDRAAARTALGLPQDRFLLLTAGFAAWAKRLDWVAEAVTEARRRGARLLWIHAGEGEAAAIAPALAAAGAFRATGYLPEPLLATHLAACDALANLRAPSVGESSGTLARALGAGRCAFVSDVAGYAELPRDAVLHLPPLAPQRALAEALLALEGDRGLADAVGRRAADHARAVLAPERVALAYRQAIEEFRNAPPPVPAPAVGRGRTPRLLLVSPVPPWPVRAGNAARLLALGGALSCRGLPAELACPLPRLSAEDERRRRRDWAALHPLPWRPRHAPTHPDRWALDDWCPVETVEAVAALHRARRYDAVIASYTWLSAVLDAVPGALRVLDTHDLLGGRREAALAAGLAPSWFWTGEAEEARGLDRADLVLGIQPEEGALLRRRTRRPVLVVGHAPRPRARPPGAAPFPFGLLASGNVWNRHAVAALDRALAAHPRGRGLPWLLGGAIRPEGRLRSGVVATGPVAEAAEFHRLIGCAVNPMEGGTGLKIKTVEALCDGLPVIGTRHAFAGLSPDHPAQQAADAAEVADWMAEHESSAPLRAALEEASRTLARRWHAAVEAGLDALAAVLRSGRVPEAAAGDRGLSPAG; encoded by the coding sequence GTGCCGCAGCGCCTGCACATGTTCTCGCCGCTGCCGCCGGCGCGCAACGGCGTGGCCGACTACGCCGCCCTGCTGCGGCCCGCCCTGGCCGCGCATTACGAGGTGATCTGCGAGCCGGGCGAGACGTCGCTCGGGCCGTTGCCGGAGGGGGCGCGGGTGCTGCACCAGCTCGGCAACAGTCCCGGCCATGCGGTGACGCTGCGCGCGCTGCGCCGGCATCCCGGCCTGGCCGTGCTGCACGACCTGACGCTGGCGGTGCCGTTGCGCGAGGCGGAGACGGAGGAGGCGCTCCGCACGGCCCTGCGCGCCCTCTCGCCCGGCCTGGGCGGGACGCTCGGCGAGGCCTGGCTGGCCGAGGGGCGGCTTCCCGGCGCGGCGGCGGCGGCCTTCCCGCTGCTGGGCCAGGCGCTCGCGAATGCCCGCGCGGCGATCGTCCATTCGCAGCATGCCCGCCGGCGCCTGGCCACGCTCTGGCCGCCGATCGCCGCGCGGATCGCGGTCATCCCGCACCTTGCCCCGCTCGCCGCCCCGGACCGTGCTGCGGCCCGCACGGCGCTGGGGCTGCCGCAGGACCGCTTCCTGCTGCTGACGGCGGGCTTCGCCGCCTGGGCCAAGCGCCTGGACTGGGTGGCCGAGGCGGTGACCGAGGCGAGGCGGCGCGGCGCCCGGCTGCTCTGGATCCATGCCGGGGAGGGGGAGGCGGCCGCCATCGCCCCCGCCCTGGCCGCCGCCGGGGCCTTCCGCGCCACCGGGTACCTGCCGGAGCCGCTGCTGGCGACGCACCTCGCCGCCTGCGACGCCCTGGCCAACCTGCGTGCGCCCTCGGTCGGGGAGAGCTCCGGCACGCTGGCGCGGGCGCTGGGGGCAGGGCGCTGTGCCTTCGTCTCCGATGTCGCCGGCTATGCCGAGCTGCCGCGCGATGCCGTGTTGCACCTGCCGCCCCTGGCGCCGCAGCGCGCCCTGGCCGAGGCGCTGCTGGCGCTGGAAGGCGACCGCGGCCTGGCCGATGCGGTGGGGCGGCGCGCCGCCGACCATGCCCGTGCCGTGCTGGCGCCGGAGCGGGTGGCCCTAGCCTATCGCCAGGCGATCGAGGAGTTCCGCAACGCGCCGCCGCCCGTGCCGGCCCCGGCGGTGGGGCGCGGGCGCACGCCACGCCTGCTGCTGGTCTCGCCCGTGCCGCCCTGGCCCGTGCGCGCCGGCAACGCCGCCCGGCTGCTGGCCCTGGGCGGCGCGCTGTCTTGCCGCGGCCTGCCGGCGGAGCTGGCCTGCCCGTTGCCGCGCCTGTCGGCGGAGGACGAGCGCCGCCGCCGCCGCGACTGGGCGGCGCTGCACCCGCTGCCCTGGCGGCCGCGCCATGCCCCGACCCATCCGGACCGCTGGGCGCTGGATGACTGGTGCCCGGTGGAGACGGTGGAGGCGGTGGCGGCGCTCCACCGCGCCCGCCGCTATGATGCGGTGATCGCCTCCTACACCTGGCTTTCGGCCGTGCTGGATGCCGTGCCGGGCGCGTTGCGCGTGCTGGACACGCACGACCTGCTGGGCGGGCGGCGGGAGGCGGCGCTGGCGGCGGGCCTCGCCCCCTCCTGGTTCTGGACGGGCGAGGCCGAGGAGGCGCGCGGCCTGGACCGTGCCGACCTTGTCCTGGGCATCCAGCCGGAGGAGGGCGCCCTGCTGCGCCGGCGCACCCGCCGGCCGGTGCTGGTCGTGGGCCATGCGCCCCGGCCGCGCGCCCGGCCGCCCGGCGCGGCGCCCTTTCCCTTCGGCCTGCTGGCCAGCGGCAATGTCTGGAACCGCCATGCCGTCGCCGCGCTGGACCGGGCGCTGGCGGCGCATCCGCGCGGGCGTGGCCTGCCCTGGCTGCTCGGCGGCGCGATCCGCCCGGAGGGCCGCCTGCGCTCCGGCGTGGTGGCGACGGGACCCGTCGCCGAGGCGGCGGAGTTCCACCGGCTGATCGGATGCGCGGTGAACCCGATGGAGGGCGGCACCGGGCTGAAGATCAAGACCGTCGAGGCGCTCTGCGACGGGTTGCCGGTGATCGGCACGCGCCATGCCTTCGCCGGCCTCTCCCCCGACCATCCGGCGCAGCAGGCGGCGGATGCGGCCGAGGTCGCGGACTGGATGGCCGAGCACGAATCCTCCGCGCCGCTGCGTGCCGCGCTGGAGGAGGCCTCCCGCACCCTGGCCCGGCGCTGGCACGCGGCGGTGGAAGCAGGGCTGGACGCGCTGGCGGCGGTGCTGCGCTCGGGGCGGGTGCCGGAAGCCGCCGCCGGGGACCGCGGCCTCAGCCCAGCTGGCTGA
- a CDS encoding cytochrome b/b6 domain-containing protein — protein sequence MTTTQESRVPVRVWDGWVRLTHWVIALLLPLSWWSGTQARWELHFLSGFTILALVLFRLAWGLVGSDTARFTRFLRPPLEGLRHLSHLTRREPDTELGHNAAGGWMVLVLLGLLLLQTVTGLMADDQILTRGPLAARVPPAVSDQATAIHLRAYWFLLAAAGLHVLAVLAYALLKRQDLVRPMVTGVKRLPAGFAHRAPRLGSPVLGAVLLAAAAAAVWGISQLG from the coding sequence ATGACGACGACACAAGAGTCGCGCGTGCCGGTGCGGGTCTGGGACGGCTGGGTCCGGCTGACCCACTGGGTCATCGCGCTGCTGCTGCCCCTCTCCTGGTGGAGCGGCACGCAGGCGCGCTGGGAGCTGCACTTCCTCAGCGGCTTCACCATCCTGGCGCTGGTCCTGTTCCGCCTCGCCTGGGGGCTGGTCGGGTCGGACACGGCGCGCTTCACCCGTTTCCTGCGCCCGCCGCTCGAGGGGCTGCGCCACCTCTCCCACCTCACCCGGCGGGAGCCGGATACGGAACTGGGGCACAACGCCGCCGGCGGGTGGATGGTGCTCGTCCTCCTCGGCCTGCTGCTGCTGCAGACCGTCACGGGGTTGATGGCGGACGACCAGATCCTCACCCGCGGCCCCCTGGCGGCGCGGGTGCCGCCGGCGGTGAGCGATCAGGCGACCGCCATCCATCTCCGCGCCTACTGGTTCCTGCTGGCCGCCGCCGGGCTGCATGTTCTCGCGGTCCTGGCCTATGCGCTGCTGAAGCGGCAGGACCTGGTGCGGCCCATGGTGACCGGGGTGAAGCGCCTGCCCGCGGGCTTCGCGCACCGCGCCCCGCGCCTGGGCAGCCCGGTCCTGGGCGCCGTCCTGCTGGCCGCGGCGGCGGCGGCCGTCTGGGGGATCAGCCAGCTGGGCTGA
- a CDS encoding LysM peptidoglycan-binding domain-containing protein has protein sequence MNPATRIPLLVAPLLVGGAAAAAWLAWPYLSLRPATPILAPLPPAATTASPPATPPSIRSAVPGGAGSGATVPESSPVAARPAVPGTRRLEPPRFDIVRVGARGTAVVAGRAMPGVEVILYQGGQEIGRARADQRGEWVILPDARMGVGAHELSLRARLPDGQEIGGTDTAVVVVPDTPALAATRAAGERAAAAAAEPAPPASPPGSSRQEAAAAPGPAAAEAPVPGPTVLLLPTGSGAAPRPLQGGNGRAATLGIDIVDYDDQGNMRFAGSAPAGAQLRVYADDRHVGDVRTDESGRWSLAPETAPAPGRHRLRVDQLPADGAAPRAGQAGSAVAARVEVAFQREALPAGTVRDGRVVVQPGQNLWRLAREAYGRGTRYTVIYGANRGQIRDPRLIYPGQVLDLPGSGAEGAAASPEASSRSR, from the coding sequence ATGAACCCCGCGACACGCATTCCGCTGCTGGTCGCACCGCTGCTCGTCGGCGGTGCCGCAGCGGCCGCGTGGCTCGCATGGCCCTACCTCTCCCTGCGGCCGGCGACGCCCATCCTGGCGCCGCTGCCGCCCGCCGCCACGACCGCGTCGCCACCCGCCACGCCGCCGTCCATCCGGTCGGCGGTGCCCGGCGGCGCGGGGTCCGGGGCCACCGTGCCGGAGAGCAGCCCGGTGGCGGCACGCCCGGCGGTGCCGGGGACGCGCCGGCTGGAGCCGCCACGCTTCGACATCGTCCGCGTGGGCGCGCGCGGCACCGCCGTGGTCGCCGGCCGGGCCATGCCGGGGGTGGAGGTCATCCTCTACCAGGGCGGGCAGGAGATCGGCCGGGCCCGCGCCGACCAGCGCGGCGAATGGGTCATCCTGCCGGATGCGCGGATGGGCGTCGGGGCGCACGAGCTGTCCCTGCGCGCCCGCCTGCCCGACGGGCAGGAGATCGGCGGCACCGACACGGCGGTGGTGGTGGTTCCCGACACCCCCGCCCTGGCCGCCACCCGTGCCGCCGGGGAGCGGGCGGCCGCTGCGGCCGCCGAGCCTGCGCCGCCCGCCAGCCCGCCCGGCAGCAGCCGGCAGGAGGCCGCGGCGGCACCGGGGCCGGCGGCGGCCGAGGCGCCGGTCCCAGGCCCGACCGTGCTGCTGCTGCCCACCGGTTCCGGCGCCGCGCCGCGGCCGCTGCAGGGCGGCAACGGCCGCGCGGCCACGCTGGGGATCGATATCGTCGACTACGACGACCAGGGGAACATGCGCTTCGCCGGCAGCGCTCCGGCCGGCGCTCAGCTTCGCGTCTATGCCGATGACCGGCATGTGGGCGACGTGCGGACCGATGAATCCGGCCGCTGGAGCCTGGCGCCCGAGACGGCACCCGCCCCGGGCCGGCATCGGCTGCGGGTGGACCAGCTTCCGGCCGATGGCGCCGCGCCGCGGGCGGGCCAAGCGGGCTCCGCCGTGGCCGCGCGGGTGGAGGTGGCCTTCCAGCGCGAGGCCCTGCCCGCCGGCACGGTGCGCGACGGCCGCGTGGTGGTGCAGCCGGGCCAGAACCTCTGGCGCCTGGCGCGGGAGGCTTACGGGCGCGGCACCCGCTACACGGTGATCTACGGGGCGAATCGCGGCCAGATCCGCGATCCCCGCCTGATCTATCCCGGTCAGGTGCTGGACCTGCCCGGCTCGGGCGCGGAGGGCGCCGCCGCTAGCCCCGAGGCTTCCAGCCGCTCCAGATAG
- a CDS encoding phosphatidylserine decarboxylase, with product MSLVQSVKMVLAPPHPAGRPFLYGGIAVAVIGGLLAGGWLFWPSLLFTLFCLYFFRDPERVTPGRPGLLVAPADGRVVSVAPVVPPEELDLGAEPRWRVGIFLSVLDVHVNRAPVDGVVTRIAYHRGKFLNASLDKASEDNERNALAMRLDDGTTIAVVQIAGLIARRILCDVRQGQRLSAGERFGIIRFGSRTDLYLPPGVRPLVEPGQIMIGGETVIADTTQPVAAPVVARSSGDDPPGVPLGVG from the coding sequence ATGTCCCTCGTTCAAAGCGTGAAAATGGTGCTGGCCCCGCCGCATCCGGCGGGCCGGCCCTTCCTGTACGGCGGCATCGCCGTCGCCGTGATCGGCGGCCTGCTGGCCGGCGGCTGGCTGTTCTGGCCCAGCCTGCTGTTCACGCTGTTCTGCCTCTACTTCTTCCGCGACCCCGAACGGGTCACGCCCGGCAGGCCCGGACTGCTGGTCGCCCCGGCGGATGGCCGCGTCGTCTCCGTGGCGCCGGTCGTGCCGCCGGAGGAGCTGGATCTGGGCGCGGAGCCGCGCTGGCGGGTGGGGATCTTCCTCTCGGTGCTGGACGTGCACGTGAACCGCGCCCCGGTGGACGGGGTGGTGACGCGAATCGCCTACCACCGCGGCAAGTTCCTCAATGCCAGCCTGGACAAGGCCAGCGAGGACAACGAGCGCAACGCCCTGGCCATGCGGCTGGACGACGGCACCACCATCGCCGTGGTGCAGATCGCGGGGCTGATCGCGCGACGCATCCTCTGCGACGTGCGGCAGGGCCAGCGCCTCTCCGCCGGGGAGCGCTTCGGCATCATCCGCTTCGGCAGCCGCACCGACCTCTACCTGCCGCCCGGCGTGCGCCCGCTGGTGGAACCCGGGCAGATCATGATCGGGGGCGAGACGGTGATCGCCGATACCACGCAGCCAGTGGCCGCCCCGGTCGTTGCCCGCTCGTCCGGTGACGATCCGCCGGGGGTGCCGCTGGGGGTGGGATGA